One Terriglobales bacterium DNA segment encodes these proteins:
- a CDS encoding CehA/McbA family metallohydrolase → MKRKIETYRTNTPRLLIVVVLITVAAFAQQPNLVLRGTVKGDQNNTYIEAPFEVPANTARLTVRFHYTGKEERTTLDIGIQDPQRFRGWSGGNKSSFTISATDATPSYLSGVVLPGTWKLWIGVPNIRQKSVASYEAQIYFEPAGVEKAPEGFSETPLRSSAGWYRGDLHMHSAHSDAQCKSQNGNKVPCPVFVTLQAATARGLDFVAVTDHNTVSHFDALRELQPYFDRLLLIPGREITTFEGHANLYGKTEFVDFRVGSSSVPDMRSLLVRDGQRGALISINHPGAPTGEACMGCGWRPKSGEMSLIAAVEAVNGGAEEGPYSGIPFWEQQVSAGYRPTAIGGSDNHNPELPLDKPGSVGSPTTVVYASELSVAGILAGIRSGRVFVDLTASKDRVLDFSAQAGRAGVTMGGTLRAGSGEIVSLSAHVLACTGSQLRILVDGQPDASIPLAAIMSPDQTLALQWHSDGHRHWLRADVVSQSGKLELLGNPVYVNY, encoded by the coding sequence ATGAAACGCAAAATCGAAACCTATCGCACCAATACTCCGCGCTTGCTGATCGTTGTTGTCCTAATCACGGTAGCCGCGTTTGCGCAACAGCCGAACCTGGTGTTGCGCGGCACCGTGAAAGGCGATCAGAACAACACGTACATTGAAGCCCCGTTCGAGGTCCCTGCGAACACGGCGAGGCTCACCGTTCGGTTTCACTACACCGGTAAAGAAGAGCGGACGACGCTCGATATCGGCATTCAGGATCCGCAGCGTTTCCGCGGATGGAGTGGAGGCAACAAGAGTTCGTTCACAATCAGCGCAACCGACGCCACTCCGTCGTATCTTTCGGGAGTAGTGCTGCCGGGGACGTGGAAGCTCTGGATCGGCGTGCCCAACATCAGGCAGAAGAGCGTGGCGTCGTATGAAGCCCAGATCTATTTCGAGCCGGCCGGAGTGGAGAAGGCTCCGGAAGGATTCTCAGAGACGCCCTTGCGCTCGAGTGCAGGATGGTATCGCGGTGATCTGCACATGCACTCCGCACACAGTGATGCTCAATGCAAGAGCCAGAATGGGAACAAGGTTCCTTGTCCCGTGTTTGTCACGCTTCAGGCTGCAACCGCTCGCGGGCTGGACTTCGTGGCGGTTACGGATCACAACACGGTCTCGCACTTCGACGCACTCCGAGAGTTGCAACCCTACTTCGATCGCTTGTTGCTGATTCCCGGGCGGGAGATTACCACCTTTGAGGGACACGCCAACCTCTACGGAAAGACTGAGTTTGTGGATTTTCGTGTTGGGTCCAGCTCGGTTCCCGATATGAGAAGTCTCCTGGTGCGCGATGGTCAGCGCGGTGCGCTCATCTCGATAAACCACCCTGGCGCGCCTACTGGAGAGGCGTGCATGGGCTGTGGGTGGCGTCCGAAGTCAGGAGAGATGAGCCTCATTGCCGCAGTGGAAGCTGTGAATGGGGGCGCGGAAGAGGGTCCGTATTCCGGAATTCCATTCTGGGAACAGCAAGTGAGCGCCGGTTACCGGCCCACCGCGATTGGTGGCAGCGATAATCACAACCCCGAACTCCCCCTGGACAAGCCTGGTTCGGTGGGGAGTCCTACAACCGTGGTGTATGCATCGGAGTTGTCGGTGGCGGGGATCCTGGCGGGGATCCGTTCAGGGCGCGTCTTCGTTGACCTGACCGCGTCCAAAGATCGTGTGCTCGACTTCAGCGCTCAGGCGGGGAGAGCCGGGGTCACAATGGGGGGTACGCTGCGCGCTGGTTCCGGCGAGATCGTCAGCCTGTCGGCTCACGTGCTCGCCTGCACGGGCTCGCAGTTGCGCATCCTGGTCGATGGCCAACCAGACGCTTCGATTCCGTTGGCCGCAATCATGTCGCCCGATCAGACTCTGGCTTTACAGTGGCACAGCGATGGCCACCGGCACTGGCTGCGCGCCGACGTTGTATCCCAATCCGGAAAATTAGAATTGCTCGGAAACCCCGTTTACGTTAACTACTGA
- a CDS encoding GRP family sugar transporter → MSTATQPHTSQRIASFHSLGVICGLGAGVWLGAAEAPTKLVNSGLSPFAISLCMVAGVFTARWTFPTLIKGTRSVVSDLMEKKHLIIWALVAGALWAVANTLTVFAIRDVGLAIAFPLWNANSLIGIFWGWALFGELRGADRGTIAKVLLGAIAIVIAAILLGFSTIQGGITTPHAAVRGIIAAAGASLLWGTMYVPYRKAYISGMNPLSFVTAFTLGELGTMISLVLALDGGTNSPVFHSPEVRPMLFWLFLGGFVWVIGDLLQQFAVKYLGIGRGIPLSNTNQLWGLAWGALVFGELAHADFTHKILVIAGSVVMVLGALSISSAVAGQGEHSSTSEAVLAECNRYKLNYDRVLAEFRGQAEERRKERGWWDYLIIASAVGVFIWLGIQAAVPPISMNLYWLSVLVVILGISLVACAWTLWRATKFS, encoded by the coding sequence TCGGCGCGGCCGAGGCTCCGACAAAGCTCGTCAACTCTGGACTATCTCCGTTTGCTATTTCGTTGTGCATGGTTGCCGGAGTTTTCACCGCGCGATGGACCTTTCCTACACTGATCAAGGGCACTCGCTCTGTGGTTTCCGATCTGATGGAAAAGAAGCACTTGATCATCTGGGCTCTGGTCGCTGGCGCCTTGTGGGCAGTGGCGAACACGCTCACTGTGTTTGCGATTCGCGATGTTGGACTCGCTATCGCATTTCCGTTGTGGAACGCAAACTCCTTGATCGGGATATTTTGGGGATGGGCGTTGTTTGGAGAGTTGCGCGGCGCTGATCGCGGAACTATTGCGAAGGTTCTGCTGGGCGCGATCGCCATTGTGATTGCAGCAATTCTCCTCGGATTCAGCACGATCCAGGGCGGGATCACCACTCCCCATGCGGCGGTCCGCGGAATTATTGCTGCTGCGGGGGCTAGCTTGCTTTGGGGCACGATGTACGTGCCGTATCGCAAGGCTTACATCAGCGGCATGAATCCGCTCTCGTTTGTAACCGCATTCACGTTGGGTGAACTGGGGACCATGATTTCTCTGGTCCTCGCTCTGGATGGCGGAACTAATTCTCCGGTCTTCCATTCGCCCGAGGTAAGGCCCATGCTCTTCTGGTTGTTCCTGGGCGGATTCGTCTGGGTAATCGGCGACCTGCTCCAGCAATTCGCGGTGAAGTATCTCGGAATCGGCCGCGGTATCCCACTGTCGAACACGAACCAGCTTTGGGGTCTGGCCTGGGGTGCGTTGGTCTTTGGAGAACTGGCGCACGCGGATTTCACGCACAAGATCCTGGTCATTGCCGGCTCTGTCGTTATGGTGCTTGGGGCGTTGTCGATCAGTTCGGCTGTGGCTGGACAAGGCGAGCACTCTTCGACGAGCGAGGCGGTTCTAGCCGAGTGCAATCGCTACAAACTGAATTACGACAGAGTGCTAGCTGAATTCCGCGGGCAGGCCGAGGAGCGCCGGAAGGAGCGAGGCTGGTGGGACTACCTCATCATCGCTTCCGCGGTGGGTGTCTTTATCTGGCTTGGGATCCAGGCAGCGGTTCCTCCGATTTCCATGAATTTGTACTGGCTTAGCGTTCTCGTAGTCATTCTCGGAATTTCGCTGGTGGCTTGTGCGTGGACGCTTTGGCGGGCGACGAAGTTCTCCTAG